Within the Arthrobacter sp. V1I7 genome, the region GCTCGACGTCGACACCGCGCCCGTCACCGGCCTCGCCACCGGCACGGTCCTGGGCGGGGGCCGGCCGGTTGGCCTGCTTCTGGCCACCGAGTTCCTCCCCGCCGCCTCCCCCGCCCCCGAAACCCTTTGAGGACAGCCATGACCGAACCCGACGCCCGCACGGCATTCCGCTCCGAACACGACCTGCTGGGGGACCGCGACGTCCCCGTCGACGCCTACTGGGGCATCCACACCCTCCGCGCCGTGGAGAACTTCCCCATCACCGGCCAGCCCCTGTCCTCCAACATGCATCTGCTCCGCGGGCTGGCCGCCGTGAAACTGGCAGCCGCCCGAACAAACCACGAGCTCGGGCTCCTGGATGGCGGGCGCGCCCAAGCCATCGAGGACGCCTGCACGGACGTGATGATCGGCAAGTTCAGCGAGCAGTTCGTGGTGGATGTCATCCAGGGTGGCGCCGGGACGTCGTCGAACATGAACGCGAACGAGGTCATTGCGAACCGGGCGCTGGAAATCCTGGGCCACCCGAAGGGTGACTACGCGCGGCTGCATCCCAACGACCACGTGAACCTCAGCCAGTCCACCAACGACGTCTATCCCACCGCCGTGAAACTCGGCACTATCTTCGCCGCCCGCGAACTGCTGGCAGCACTCGCGGAACTGGAGGAGGCCTTCGCCGCCAAGGCCCTGGAGTTCCGCACCGTCGTAAAGATGGGACGCACGCAGCTCCAGGACGCCGTCCCGATGACCCTGGGCCAGGAGTTCGGCAGCTACGCGGTGACCATCGGCGAGGACAGGCTGCGGCTGGCGGAGGCGGACCTCCTGATCCACGAGATCAACCTCGGCGCCACGGCCATCGGCACCGGACTGAACGCCCCCGCAGGCTACGCCGAGGCGGCGTGCCGGCACCTGGGCGAAATCACCGGCCTGCCGCTGGTCACCGCCGTGGACCTCATCGAGGCCACCCAGGACGTGGGCGCATTCGTGCACCTGTCCGGGGTCCTCAAGCGCGTCGCCGTCAAGCTCTCCAAGATCTGCAACGACCTCCGGCTGCTCTCGTCCGGACCGCGGGCAGGCTTCGGCGAAATCAACCTCCCGGCCGTACAGTCCGGGTCCTCCATCATGCCCGGCAAGATCAACCCGGTGATCCCGGAAGTGGTCAGCCAGGTGGCCTACGAAGTCATCGGCAACGACGTCACCATCACGATGGCCGCCGAAGCCGGACAACTCCAGCTCAACGCCTTCGAACCCATCATCGTCCACAGCCTCCACAAGAGCATCACCCACCTCGAAGCAGCCTGCCGCACCCTTACCGCCCGCTGCGTCCGGGGCATCACCGCCAACACCGAACACCTCCGCCTGACCGTGGAACAGTCCATCGGCCTCGTCACGGCGCTGAACCCCCACCTTGGCTACGCCACCGCAACCGCCATCGCCCAGGAAGCCCTCGCCACCGGCAAAGGTGTTGCCGAGCTGGTCCTGGAACACGGACTGCTCACGGCCGGGCAGCTCCAGGAACTGCTCAGCCCCGAGCGCCTCGCCAACCTGAGTAAATAGACAAAGGACTTTTATGATCCAGCCTCAACCGGCCAGCACCCAGAAACAGGCCATTACCGACCACACCATTCCGGCGCATGCCCACGCCTCCGAGACCGCCCTCCATGTCGAGGATGAGGGCTACCACAAGGGCCTCAAGCCCCGCCAGGTCCAGATGATCGCGATCGGCGGCGCCATCGGCACCGGGCTCTTCATGGGGGCGGGCGGCCGGCTGGCCACGGCCGGACCGGCCCTGGTCCTCAGCTACGCCGTATGCGGCTTCTTCGCGTTCATGATCCTGCGCGCGCTCGGCGAACTCGTGATGCACCGGCCGTCCTCAGGCTCGTTCGTGTCCTACGCACGCGAGTTCTTCGGTGAGAAGGCCGCCTTCGTCACCGGCTGGCTCTACTGGCTGAACTGGGCCATGACGGCGATCGTGGACATCACCGCCGTCGCGCTCTATATGAACTTCTTCAAGAAGTACTGGGCCCCCATCGCGGACGTGCCGCAGTGGACCTGGGCCCTCGCCGCCCTCATCCTCGTGCTGGGCCTGAACCTGGTCTCCGTCAAGGTGTTCGGCGAGCTGGAGTTCTGGTTCGCCCTGATCAAGGTGGTGGCCTTGGTGACCTTCCTGGTGGTGGGCATCTACTTCGTTCTCTTCGGCACCCCGGTGGCAGGGCAGGAGGTCGGCTTCAGCCTGATCCAGGACAACGGCGGACTGTTCCCGAACGGCCTGCTGCCGGCGGTCGTGGTGATGCAGGGCGTCGTGTTCGCCTACGCCTCGATCGAGCTGATTGGCACCGCGGCCGGCGAAACCGAAAACCCCGAGAAGATCATGCCGAAGGCCATCAACACGGTGATCGTCCGCATCGCCGTCTTCTACGTTGGCTCCCTGGTCCTGCTCTCCCTGCTCCTGCCGTACACCTCCTACACGGCCGGCGAAAGCCCTTTCGTCACCTTCTTCGGTTCCATCGGGGTGGAAGGCGTGGACGCGATCATGAACCTGGTGGTCCTCACCGCGGCACTGTCCTCGCTGAACGCCGGATTATACTCCACCGGGCGCATCATGCGGTCCATGTCGGTCACGGGCTCCGCCCCCAAGTTCGCCGCACGCATGAACAAGGCCGGCGTACCCTACGGCGGCATTGCGCTCACCGCGGCCGTGGCGGTCCTCGGCGTCGTGCTTAATGCGCTGGTACCGGCAGAAGCCTTCGAGATCGTCCTGAACGTCGCATCCCTGGGCATCATCAGCACGTGGGGCATGATCGTTCTGTGCCAGATGCAGCTGCAGCGGCTGGCCGGCCGCGGCGAACTGCTGCGGCCCAGCTTCCGGATGCCCGGCTCGCCCGTCACCGGCTGGCTCACGCTCGCGTTCCTGCTGGCCGTCCTGGTGCTGATGGCTTTCGACTCGCCGGTAGGCACCTGGACGATAGCCTCGCTGCTGGTCATCATCCCGCTGCTGATGCTCGGCTGGCGCCTCTGCCGCCACCGGATCCTGGAACTGGCAGCGGTGCGCGACGGCTTCACCGGACCGTACCCGTTGGTGGCCAACCGGCCGGCCCGAGGCGCCGGCGGGGACGACAGCTAGCACCGCACAGCGGTTTGAACCGTTGGACTTCCACGCGGCACTGCGACATCCGGATCATCGGAATGTCGCAGTGCCGCGGCATGGGTCAGTCAGGGCGCTTGGGGGCCCAGAGCAGGAGATCCCCCGGCCGGGGCGGTTGGAGCCGTCGCCTTGAGCCCTACGAAGAAAGAGTGGGTGGGAGTGTTTCCGATGTTTTCTCCGGAATGCTCCTGCGCCGGTATCCAGCGGGCCACACCGGCCGGTATCTCACCCTCCAGCTCTCGGCCTCCGGTGAAAAGGCGGCGGTGGACGTCGCTCAGGGGTGGCATACGATACGAACAGGTCCTGGAAGAATTGAGCCCACCGCGCGACTCACGACGCTTTCGTGACCGCCTGCCTGAAGGGAAACCGAACAAATGTCGCACACCACCGTTGATTCCGGTGCAGGCTCTGTCCGTCCTGTCCGATGGGGAATCCTAGGCACAGGCTTCATTGCCGACCTGCAGGCCTCGGACCTGATCGAGCACGGGTTCACCATCCAGGCTGTGGGCTCCCGAAACGTCGCATCGGCCGCCGAATTCGCCGCGAAGTTCCACATCACCTCGGCCCATGGGAGCTACGAGGACCTGGTGGCTGACGCCGAGGTGGATGTCGTGTACATCTCGACACCGCACCCCTTCCACTACGAAAACGCCTTGCTCGCCCTCAACGCGGGCAAACATGTGCTGATTGAGAAGCCCTTCGCCATGAACGCCTGGCAGGCCCGGGAAATCGTGGACCTCGCCGAGTCCACGGGACTGGTCGCCCTTGAAGCCATGTGGACCCGGTACCTTCCGCACATGGTCCGGATCCGCGAGCTGGTCAGGTCCGGCGCCCTGGGCGAAGTCCGGACGGTGATCGCGGACCACAACCAGAATCTGCCAAAGGATCCGCTCCACCGGCTCAACGACCCGGCGCTGGGCGGTGGCGCACTCCTGGACCTGGGCATCTACCCCGTTTCCTTCGCCTTCGACGTGTTCGGGGCACCCGTCAATATCCGGGCCATGGCCAGCATGACCGCCACCGGCGTGGACCGGCAGACCGCGATGATCTTCGAATACACGGAGGGGCAGCAGGCCCTGTTGCACTGCGCGCTGGACACGGCAGGGCCAAACCGCGCCTCGATCATCGGCACCGGAGGCAGCATCGCCATCGATTCGGTCTGGTACACGCCATCGCCCTTCACCCGATACGACGCTGGCGGAAACGTCGTGGAGAGATTCGATGAGCCGGTCACCGGCCGCGGGATGCAGTACCAGGCGTGGGAGCTTGAGCGGCTTATTGGCACCGGAGCCATTTCCAACGACATCCTGTCGCCGCGGGACAGTGCACTCGTCATGGCGACGATGGACGACGTGAGACGCCAGATCGGACTCACCTACGAGGGTGACCGAAGCTAGGCAGCCCGGTGCGCATAGACCGAGCACTTGGCGCCGGTGCCATTGGCTGGCAGTCGGAGGACCGGCTCTCGGACGGAGCGGGCTCGCCTCGCGGGAGTTGACACGTGTTGGAGCATAGGGTTGACTTTTGCATATGCTGAAATAACAGTTCCACGATACGGAAATTGTTTCCCGTATAGCCCGACACCCGTGGATGCCAGCATCG harbors:
- a CDS encoding Gfo/Idh/MocA family protein, with amino-acid sequence MSHTTVDSGAGSVRPVRWGILGTGFIADLQASDLIEHGFTIQAVGSRNVASAAEFAAKFHITSAHGSYEDLVADAEVDVVYISTPHPFHYENALLALNAGKHVLIEKPFAMNAWQAREIVDLAESTGLVALEAMWTRYLPHMVRIRELVRSGALGEVRTVIADHNQNLPKDPLHRLNDPALGGGALLDLGIYPVSFAFDVFGAPVNIRAMASMTATGVDRQTAMIFEYTEGQQALLHCALDTAGPNRASIIGTGGSIAIDSVWYTPSPFTRYDAGGNVVERFDEPVTGRGMQYQAWELERLIGTGAISNDILSPRDSALVMATMDDVRRQIGLTYEGDRS
- a CDS encoding amino acid permease; amino-acid sequence: MIQPQPASTQKQAITDHTIPAHAHASETALHVEDEGYHKGLKPRQVQMIAIGGAIGTGLFMGAGGRLATAGPALVLSYAVCGFFAFMILRALGELVMHRPSSGSFVSYAREFFGEKAAFVTGWLYWLNWAMTAIVDITAVALYMNFFKKYWAPIADVPQWTWALAALILVLGLNLVSVKVFGELEFWFALIKVVALVTFLVVGIYFVLFGTPVAGQEVGFSLIQDNGGLFPNGLLPAVVVMQGVVFAYASIELIGTAAGETENPEKIMPKAINTVIVRIAVFYVGSLVLLSLLLPYTSYTAGESPFVTFFGSIGVEGVDAIMNLVVLTAALSSLNAGLYSTGRIMRSMSVTGSAPKFAARMNKAGVPYGGIALTAAVAVLGVVLNALVPAEAFEIVLNVASLGIISTWGMIVLCQMQLQRLAGRGELLRPSFRMPGSPVTGWLTLAFLLAVLVLMAFDSPVGTWTIASLLVIIPLLMLGWRLCRHRILELAAVRDGFTGPYPLVANRPARGAGGDDS
- a CDS encoding aspartate ammonia-lyase, which gives rise to MTEPDARTAFRSEHDLLGDRDVPVDAYWGIHTLRAVENFPITGQPLSSNMHLLRGLAAVKLAAARTNHELGLLDGGRAQAIEDACTDVMIGKFSEQFVVDVIQGGAGTSSNMNANEVIANRALEILGHPKGDYARLHPNDHVNLSQSTNDVYPTAVKLGTIFAARELLAALAELEEAFAAKALEFRTVVKMGRTQLQDAVPMTLGQEFGSYAVTIGEDRLRLAEADLLIHEINLGATAIGTGLNAPAGYAEAACRHLGEITGLPLVTAVDLIEATQDVGAFVHLSGVLKRVAVKLSKICNDLRLLSSGPRAGFGEINLPAVQSGSSIMPGKINPVIPEVVSQVAYEVIGNDVTITMAAEAGQLQLNAFEPIIVHSLHKSITHLEAACRTLTARCVRGITANTEHLRLTVEQSIGLVTALNPHLGYATATAIAQEALATGKGVAELVLEHGLLTAGQLQELLSPERLANLSK